One stretch of Paenibacillus sp. AN1007 DNA includes these proteins:
- a CDS encoding S8 family peptidase, whose amino-acid sequence MDYIGLLHQLIDGMRCPESEQTGRYLIRFAKPQQYEACLVELSRMRSAFIVPGGIKASRLARTLIAPVQSPDVLYRYADDITVEEDIPVSLHSTALHNKPSTPQGVPWGVKQIRAPKVWSVSTGHRIKIGVIDTGADYHHPDLRYSLARGINLLNRSLLPHDDNGHGTHIAGTIAAANSTAGMIGVAPRALIYPVKAFDHNGSAYVSDIVLGIDWCVRNQVDIINMSFGMKTRSKSLLDVVNRAYHAGIVIVASSGNDSKRRSIDYPARYPQTISVGATDKNRRIASFSNRGAYVDVYAPGDKIVSSWVQGKHHEMSGTSMATSHVSGAIALLLAKHPGLSPAEIKALVKRATVPLRARKSTTAKSKIRGGEIDALKLMQEGGG is encoded by the coding sequence GATTCGGTTCGCCAAACCCCAGCAGTACGAGGCCTGTCTCGTTGAATTATCCCGAATGCGAAGTGCATTCATTGTTCCGGGAGGCATTAAGGCTTCCCGATTGGCAAGAACTCTCATAGCCCCTGTACAAAGTCCGGACGTGTTATATCGGTACGCGGACGACATTACCGTTGAGGAAGATATCCCTGTCTCCCTGCATTCTACAGCTCTCCACAACAAACCAAGCACACCTCAAGGTGTACCTTGGGGCGTGAAACAGATCCGAGCCCCCAAGGTATGGTCTGTTTCGACAGGACACCGAATCAAAATCGGGGTTATTGATACCGGGGCAGATTACCACCACCCTGATCTGCGATACTCCCTAGCCCGAGGCATTAATCTATTGAACCGAAGTTTACTTCCCCATGATGACAACGGACACGGTACTCATATTGCAGGCACGATTGCTGCGGCAAATAGCACTGCAGGCATGATCGGGGTTGCTCCACGTGCTTTGATCTACCCGGTCAAAGCCTTTGATCACAATGGCTCTGCTTATGTCTCCGACATCGTACTCGGCATCGACTGGTGTGTACGCAACCAGGTTGATATCATCAATATGAGTTTTGGTATGAAAACACGCAGTAAATCTCTGCTTGACGTCGTGAACCGCGCATATCACGCAGGCATTGTCATCGTAGCTTCGTCAGGCAATGACAGCAAGCGCCGAAGTATCGATTATCCTGCTCGATATCCGCAGACCATCTCCGTCGGAGCAACCGACAAAAACAGACGAATTGCATCATTCAGCAATCGCGGGGCTTATGTGGATGTCTATGCCCCGGGCGACAAAATTGTATCCTCCTGGGTTCAGGGCAAGCACCATGAGATGAGCGGCACATCCATGGCCACCTCCCATGTGAGCGGCGCAATTGCGCTGCTGCTCGCCAAACATCCCGGCTTGTCTCCAGCCGAGATCAAGGCACTTGTCAAGCGCGCGACAGTTCCGCTGCGCGCCCGCAAGAGTACCACCGCGAAGAGTAAAATCCGCGGTGGCGAGATTGACGCCCTCAAGCTGATGCAGGAGGGCGGAGGGTAA